From Ndongobacter massiliensis:
GCTTGAGACCCGATTGATTCGCCAGGGTAATGCGTGCACACTTCTTCTCTTTTTGGAGGATATGGAGCAACAAAGTGCGATTCATATCCTGAATATTGTCTTGGTTGTATCCTCGAATCGCTTTTTGCATGAATCCACCTCACTCTGCTCTTACGAATCGACTCTTTAAGATCCGCTTTTCATTTTGTCTGCGGGAACAGATCTTTCACTCTATGATACAATTCATGAAACAAGCTCTGCTTTTCACGATACATGCGAACGTTCGCAGCAATGGGCTGTGTAACATGATCGCTCAGCTTGACCAGAATCTTACATGCCTCCGATACATCAGAAAATACCCCAATTCCAACAAAAGCCAAAATGGCAGCACCCAAGCAGGCTTCCTCCTCAACGACGGTCGTGTGAACCGGCATATCGAGCATATCCGCTTGAATTTGCTTCCAAGTTTCTCCGCGCGCCGCACCACCGGAAGAAATCAAAAGTTTATGCTCCACCTGCAACTCATCCATAATTTCCAGGCATTCCTTGAGATTAAATAGGATTCCCTCCATCGTTGCGCGAATCATATGCTCTTGCGTGTGCTTCATGCTGAGTCCAAAATAAACACCCTTTGCCATCGGATCATCATAGGGGGTTCGTTCTCCGACTAAATAAGGAATGAATACTAGCCCTTCTGCCGTCGGCGCAACGGTGCCGGCGGCGCGATCCAATTCCGCATACGGTCTTTGATCCCGAAAGATTTGATCGCGGAGCCACCGAAGTGCATTTCCCCCATTCAAGGTTCCGCTTTGTACAACCCATCGTTCTTTTACCGTATGGCACCAGGTCTGTATCCGCAGTTGCGGGTCAAAGATCGGCACATCCGACACGACTGCGAGTTGTGAGGAAGTACCAATATTACAGGCCATAACTCCTTTCTCAATGACGCCGTTTCCGGTCAGCGCGGCCATACTGTCCCCCGCACCGTATATAACGACCGTTTTTTGTGACAAGCCAGTTGCCCGCGCCGCTTCCTCCGTCACTTGACCTGCAATCGCACTGCTTTCATAGACCTGGGGCCAAATATCTTCCCGAAGTCCGAGTCTCCGAAAAAGTTCGCTGCACCAAACCCGGTTTTTCACAGAAAATCCAAGTGTTGCACCGGCGTCTGTGTACTCAGTGCCAATTTCGCCACAAAAGCGCATCCGAATATAATCTTTCGGAGACAGCACATAATCCAGTGCTTCATACCGCTTCGGCATATGTTTTTTCATCCAATATACCGTCGCGAGCATCATTCCCGCACTGGGTAGATTGAGCAACTCCGTTCGCATCAGATCTCCTGCGAGCGCTCGGATTTCCGCAAGTTCTCCGGAAGAACGCTGATCGAGATGAATGATGGCATTTCCGAGAAGCCGCCGCTTTCGATCGATAGCAACCATGCCGTGCATTTGACCGGAAAAGGAGAGGGCGCTGATTTCATTTCCGCTCGTTTTCGCCTCTTGCAATGCAATGCCAATTGCCTGGCTCACTGCTTTCCACCATGTCTCAGGATCCTGTTCCACCTGAAATTTCCCGGGAAAATGCAGGCTGTAATTTTTGCTTCCAGACCCAAGCATTCGGCCCGATTCATCTACAATCAACGCCTTCGCGCTGGAAGTCCCGATATCAATACCAAGAACCTTCTTCATACGCCCATTCTGTCCCTTTCCCAATGATTTATTATTTGGTAATAATATCTCGACCCTTCGTATCAGAATTGATATATACCGCAATAATAAGAATAATACCGATGATAATATTTTTCCATAGCGGATCGACGCCCATCATATTTAAGCCTGAGGTGATTGCTGTAATTGTGATGACCCCGATGGCCGTACGCAAAACGCTGCCGCGCCCGCCGGCCATCGACGTGCCGCCAAGCGCAATGGAAGCAATCGCGGAAAGAGTTAGCGCATCTCCTATGGTCGGAACGGCAGATTTTTGTTTGTAGGCATACAGTACCCCTGCCATAGCGCTACACGCGCCGCTTACGACAAAAGCCATGAGTTGTGCCCGATTGGTATCAATGCCAGCAATACGTGCTGCCTGAATATTTGCCCCTACAGCAAAGATGGATCTTCCGGTCGGTGTATATTCTTGAAACAGATAGAGCACACAAACGCAGAGCATCGCAATCAGAAAAATTACAGGGATGCCCGCGAGTTTCTCCGTCATCCATTTGATGGCCCCGCGGAATTGCAAATCGATCGCAACAGAACCGTCCGGGCAAAAAGCCAACGCAATAAATGACCATAGATTCTGCGTGCAAAGAGTCACAATGAACGAAGGGATTTTCAGATGGGTCACGCAAAGCCCGTTAATTGCTCCCAATACGGCGCCTGCAAGGAGCATCAGCGGGATAATCGAGTTGCCAAATTTGCTCACATAAAGCCCTGAAATGACACAGGTTGCCGAAATCATGGCGCCCGATCCGAGATCAATGCCTCCGGTGAAAATGACAAAAGAAAGTCCACAAGACAGTAAAATCAACGGAGCTGCCTCAATCATCATATTCTGAATGCTATAGGCGGAAAGAAAACTCGGATTCAAAATACGAAACACTGCAAAAACGAGCACCACACTGAACCCGATCATATATTGTGAATACTCGGAAAGGCTTATTTTTTTTATTTTCATCCCCTGCGCTCCTACATCATGTACTGCACAACTTCATGCTGCTGTGGCTTTTTTCCAACGGGACAATCAAAAGCAGCACTGATAAGACCATCACGAAGTACCAACACCCTACTGGAAAGTCCCAGGCACTCATCCAGTGTATCTCCGATTACAATCACGGCGTGTCCGGCCTCTGTCACTTCTCTAACCATGCGATAAATCTCTTGCTTTGCACCAACGTCCACGCCGCGAGTCGGGTGATTCAAAATCAAAATTTTGCATCGGCTCTCCAATGCACGCGCAAAAATCACCTTCTGTGCATTCCCACCAGAAAGCTTTGAAATTCGCTCTTTTGGACCCGTACATTTGATGCCGGCTGCCTGAATCCATTTTTTTGCGGTTTTTCGTATATTTCGGCCCGATAGAATGCCGTTTTTCTTCATCTGGGACCAGCTGGATATGGTCACATTGTCCTCAATGGACATGATGCCGATCATGCCTTCATCGCGCCGATCCTTCGGCACGGAAATGATACCGCTCTTTCGCGCCTGTGATGGATTGGCAAAGGTCTTTTCCTCGCCATTCACCAAAATTTTTCCAGCCGTTGGCTTGACTTCCCCGATCAGTGCTGCGCATATATCCTCCGTACCGGAACCGTCCAGACCGGCAAGGCCTAAAATTTCTCCCTCATGCAACTGAAATGAAACGTAGTTAAACGCACCGAAAAGGCTGAGATTTTGCACCTCCAGCACGACTCTCTTGCCCGGAGCCGTCTGCTTTTCCTCGACGTAGAATGCACCGGTTGTGGAGCGTCCGACCATTTTTTCATAAAGCACGTCAATATCCGCATCCTTGGTCGGAAGCACGGCCGTCTGTGCACCGTCCTTGAACACATAGATCGTATCGGTAATCGCAAGAATCTCATCCAGATGGTGAGAAATGAATACGACGGCATTGCCCGCTTCTTTCATCTTTCGAATCTGTTTGTATATCTTCTGAATGCCTTCATCGGAAAGCACTGTTGTCGGCTCATCGAGTAGAATCAGCGCATGCTCGTTGGCAGCTTCGGTAACTGCATCGAGCACCTTGGCAATTTCAACCATCTCCCGTGTTGCCATATCAAGATCCCGCACCTTTTTTCCGGGGTCGACTTTCAAGTCGATCCGTTCCAAGGCGCGCTCGGCATCGCGATTCATCTTTACCCAATTGACAAGGCCACCGCGAGCATATTTCTTTTCTCTTCCCAGGTAGATATTCTGCGCAACGGTCAAATTTGCAACTAAGGATTGTTCCTGAAAAACCATCCCGATTCCCTGACGGCTGGCAGAAAGCACTGAATTTGCAGAATAGGGCTTACCCACATAAAGCATCCGCCCTTCCGATGGTGCTTCAACGCCGCTAATCAATTTCATCAAAGTAGATTTTCCAGCGCCGTTTTCTCCGATGAGACCGATCACTTCCCCGCGGTGAATCTTCATAGAAATATCATGCAGCACCGTATTGGTTCCATAGGTTTTTCCGACAGATTGTGTCTCAAACAATACCTCTCCCATAGATCCCCTCCTACTTGGCGACAGTCTTTCGATTGTGTTCAATGGTCGCCGCAACTGCAATGATAATAATCGCTCCTTGAATCACTTTTTTCACGTTGGTGTTGACGCCCATCAAGGTAAGCCAGTTGGCCAGTTCAGTATAAATCAATACACCGGCAAAGGACTGCAAGGCACCGCCCTTTCCACCCGTTACGCTGCCACCGCCTAATACGATGGCGGTAACGACAGGGAACATCTGGTTCAGTCCCAAATCGGCCTGCCCAAGCTTTAAACGCATACATTGCAAAACGCCGGCAATGGCTGCCGTGCACCCGCACAAGGCGAACGCCTTGATTTTCGTCCGTGAAATGTTAATGCCTGCGGATGCCGCCGCCGTTTCATTATCGCCGATGGCAAATACGGCGCGACCAAAAGCCGTCTTGTTGAGAATCAGCGCACCTATGGCAAAGACAGCAAACGAAATCAGAGTGATATACGGAATCCCGAAAAACTTTCCTTGCGAGATGGCAATGAACATTGGGTCCTTCACCTGAATTGGGGTTCCTCTATACATTAAAATTGCCGCCCCGGTCATAATGCAGCCAACCGCATAGGTCACAATGAAACTGGCAATTTTTGCTTTTGTGTGTAGAACTCCGGTCACAGCACCAATAAAAGCACCGAAGCCAATCGCAAGCAATACTCCCCATATCCCGTACTGATTCGCATTGGTTGTATTCATTACCAAATAGGCGGACAAGGTGCCGGCAAATCCCATATTGCCTTCAATGGAGAGGTCAATACTTCCTAAGAGGAGAACGTAACTCAGACCCACAGAAATTACGAGCGGGATTGACATCTGAAACATGATATTCACGATGTTCGACCATGTGAAAAAATTTTTCTGTGATACCGCTCCGATCACAGTCATGACAACCAGCAGGATCAGAGGAGTGTATCTCCTTACCTTATCCATCTTGGCATTATTCTCCGCCTGGGCAACAAATTGCTGCGCCACCGACATATTTTCCATCATCCCATTCAATTTGTTCTTCATGGACATCCTCTCGTCTGCTGATTGCTATTAACACTGAAGTAGGAACAAACAGAGGGGAATACCTGTAGCGCATCCCCCTCCTTCTTGTCCATTTGTTACATAAATGTGCAAGTCTGTGATCACTTCTCCTGGTATTTATCAACACAGTAGCTGAGATCGGAGTAGTCATAGCCCGGATTTTTGGTCTCAATAAACTTCGCGTAAATTTCATCCGCGTTTTCTGCCGTAACTAAAGTGGTTTTGCTGTAGATTAAGCGCTCTGCCGGATCCATCTTTTCCGGATCGAGAATGCCAAGAGCTGCCTGCAAGGAATACGCTGCGCCATATCCACCAATGCAGAAACCATCATTAGCGTTGGTAATGACCAAATCACCATTCTTTACCGCAGTAAGTGCCGCTTCAATGCCGTCACATCCGCTGACCTTGACTGCACCATTCTTCCCCGCGTTTTTCAGTGCTTCAATAGCTCCGAGTGCCATCGTATCGTTTGCAGAAAAAACGCCCTTAAGATCCGGATAGTTTACAATCCAGTTCTCCGTCAACGCCATGGCATCCGATTGACTCCAGCTTGCTGTTTGGCTGTCCACTACTTCGATGTCGGGATAGTCTTTCAACGCCTCTTCAAATGCCTTGTGACGGTTTGCTGCAGAGTCATCACCCAGCAACCCTTGAAGCTCCACTACCTGTC
This genomic window contains:
- the xylB gene encoding xylulokinase, yielding MKKVLGIDIGTSSAKALIVDESGRMLGSGSKNYSLHFPGKFQVEQDPETWWKAVSQAIGIALQEAKTSGNEISALSFSGQMHGMVAIDRKRRLLGNAIIHLDQRSSGELAEIRALAGDLMRTELLNLPSAGMMLATVYWMKKHMPKRYEALDYVLSPKDYIRMRFCGEIGTEYTDAGATLGFSVKNRVWCSELFRRLGLREDIWPQVYESSAIAGQVTEEAARATGLSQKTVVIYGAGDSMAALTGNGVIEKGVMACNIGTSSQLAVVSDVPIFDPQLRIQTWCHTVKERWVVQSGTLNGGNALRWLRDQIFRDQRPYAELDRAAGTVAPTAEGLVFIPYLVGERTPYDDPMAKGVYFGLSMKHTQEHMIRATMEGILFNLKECLEIMDELQVEHKLLISSGGAARGETWKQIQADMLDMPVHTTVVEEEACLGAAILAFVGIGVFSDVSEACKILVKLSDHVTQPIAANVRMYREKQSLFHELYHRVKDLFPQTK
- a CDS encoding ABC transporter permease; this translates as MKIKKISLSEYSQYMIGFSVVLVFAVFRILNPSFLSAYSIQNMMIEAAPLILLSCGLSFVIFTGGIDLGSGAMISATCVISGLYVSKFGNSIIPLMLLAGAVLGAINGLCVTHLKIPSFIVTLCTQNLWSFIALAFCPDGSVAIDLQFRGAIKWMTEKLAGIPVIFLIAMLCVCVLYLFQEYTPTGRSIFAVGANIQAARIAGIDTNRAQLMAFVVSGACSAMAGVLYAYKQKSAVPTIGDALTLSAIASIALGGTSMAGGRGSVLRTAIGVITITAITSGLNMMGVDPLWKNIIIGIILIIAVYINSDTKGRDIITK
- a CDS encoding sugar ABC transporter ATP-binding protein — encoded protein: MGEVLFETQSVGKTYGTNTVLHDISMKIHRGEVIGLIGENGAGKSTLMKLISGVEAPSEGRMLYVGKPYSANSVLSASRQGIGMVFQEQSLVANLTVAQNIYLGREKKYARGGLVNWVKMNRDAERALERIDLKVDPGKKVRDLDMATREMVEIAKVLDAVTEAANEHALILLDEPTTVLSDEGIQKIYKQIRKMKEAGNAVVFISHHLDEILAITDTIYVFKDGAQTAVLPTKDADIDVLYEKMVGRSTTGAFYVEEKQTAPGKRVVLEVQNLSLFGAFNYVSFQLHEGEILGLAGLDGSGTEDICAALIGEVKPTAGKILVNGEEKTFANPSQARKSGIISVPKDRRDEGMIGIMSIEDNVTISSWSQMKKNGILSGRNIRKTAKKWIQAAGIKCTGPKERISKLSGGNAQKVIFARALESRCKILILNHPTRGVDVGAKQEIYRMVREVTEAGHAVIVIGDTLDECLGLSSRVLVLRDGLISAAFDCPVGKKPQQHEVVQYMM
- a CDS encoding ABC transporter permease translates to MKNKLNGMMENMSVAQQFVAQAENNAKMDKVRRYTPLILLVVMTVIGAVSQKNFFTWSNIVNIMFQMSIPLVISVGLSYVLLLGSIDLSIEGNMGFAGTLSAYLVMNTTNANQYGIWGVLLAIGFGAFIGAVTGVLHTKAKIASFIVTYAVGCIMTGAAILMYRGTPIQVKDPMFIAISQGKFFGIPYITLISFAVFAIGALILNKTAFGRAVFAIGDNETAAASAGINISRTKIKAFALCGCTAAIAGVLQCMRLKLGQADLGLNQMFPVVTAIVLGGGSVTGGKGGALQSFAGVLIYTELANWLTLMGVNTNVKKVIQGAIIIIAVAATIEHNRKTVAK